One region of Corvus moneduloides isolate bCorMon1 chromosome 1, bCorMon1.pri, whole genome shotgun sequence genomic DNA includes:
- the FOXQ1 gene encoding forkhead box protein Q1: MKLEVFSQHYEDKLGAGSDQEGSGSLSPAPAESELGSDGDCAANSPGGGAGRPGHPPPPPPTPQPPPPPPAESAKGKPYTRRPKPPYSYIALIAMAIRDSAGGRLTLAEINDYLMSRFPFFRGAYTGWRNSVRHNLSLNDCFVKVLRDPARPWGKDNYWMLNPSSEYTFADGVFRRRRKRLSRAAPPPQPARPAGGAPPQVPQEAAGAGAASPGASPRCCCASSPCHCAPGAKEAAAGGGGARPAGGGAAKFSSSFAIESLLQRPAGPRAAPQPPPTPHARLLWPAPPAPPHLLPGPYPLLPYPPAAQPPPAAAALYGGGLLQLCAYGLGEPSPPLLLGGGRPSLAPGEPSPLAERPRAPLFQAGLPKGGRGLPPTSPLYGPLRLAGPLPPPAAEGSASFQPYAVETPLA, encoded by the coding sequence ATGAAGCTGGAGGTGTTCTCGCAGCACTATGAGGACAAGCTGGGCGCCGGCAGCGACCAGGAAGGCAGCGGCTCGCTCTCCCCTGCTCCGGCTGAGAGCGAGCTGGGCTCGGACGGTGACTGCGCGGCCAACAgcccgggcggcggggccgggcggccgGGGCatcccccgccgccgccccccacgccgcagcccccgccaccgccgccggCCGAGAGCGCCAAGGGGAAGCCCTACACGCGGCGGCCGAAACCGCCATACTCCTACATCGCGCTGATCGCTATGGCTATCCGCGACTCGGCCGGCGGCCGCCTGACCCTGGCCGAGATCAACGACTACCTGATGAGCCGCTTCCCCTTCTTCCGCGGCGCCTACACCGGCTGGCGCAATTCGGTGCGCCACAACCTCTCCCTCAACGACTGCTTCGTCAAGGTGCTGCGCGACCCGGCGCGGCCCTGGGGCAAGGACAACTACTGGATGCTGAACCCCAGCAGCGAGTACACCTTCGCCGACGGCGTCTTCCGCCGCCGCCGCAAGCGCCTCagccgcgccgccccgccgccgcagcccgcccgccccgccggcggcGCCCCGCCGCAAGTGCCGCAGGAGGCGGCCGGAGCGGGCGCCGCGTCCCCCGGCGCTTCCCCGCGGTGCTGCTGCGCCTCCTCGCCCTGTCACTGCGCGCCGGGCGCCAAGGAGGCAGcagcggggggcggcggggcgaggccggcgggcggcggcgccgccaAGTTCTCCAGCTCCTTCGCCATCGAGAGCCTCCTGCAGCGGCCGGCAGgaccccgcgccgccccgcagccgccgccgaCACCGCACGCCCGCCTCCTGTGGCcggcgccgcccgcgcccccgcACCTGCTGCCCGGCCCCTACCCGCTGCTCCCCTACCCACCTgccgcgcagcccccgcccgccgccgccgccctctACGGCGGGggcctcctgcagctctgcgcCTACGGGCTGGGAGAGCCGTCACCGCCGCTGCTGCTGGGGGGCGGGCGGCCCTCGCTGGCCCCGGGGGAGCCGTCGCCGCtggcggagcggccgcgggcGCCGCTGTTCCAGGCCGGCCTCCCCAAAGGCGGGCGGGGGCTGCCGCCCACCTCCCCGCTCTACGGGCCCCTCCGGCTCGCCGGGCCACTGCCGCCGCCGGCGGCGGAGGGATCGGCCTCGTTTCAGCCGTACGCCGTGGAGACCCCTCTGGCTTAA